In Oryzias melastigma strain HK-1 unplaced genomic scaffold, ASM292280v2 sc00345, whole genome shotgun sequence, one genomic interval encodes:
- the LOC112141702 gene encoding calcium-binding mitochondrial carrier protein SCaMC-2-B isoform X1, producing MRQQGSLMPRLRSDVFCHCRAAEKHPGVDPGGGEETSEAPRSAADCHPSGSHSPQPCASCAGSEQEHRRMKVLFQILDVNGDGGICVNDLTIGLKKLGVHRSEHDLMKIVKAGDKDLDGQLDFEEFVHYLRDHEKKLRLVFMSLDKKNDGQIDSQEIMQSLRDLGVNISEEQAEQILRRIRKGQIWAPVLSMDKNGTMTIDWDEWRDYHLLHPADNIPEIILYWRHSTILDVGESIIVPDEFTAEEKKTGMWWRHLVAGGGAGAASRTCTAPLDRLKVLMQVHASRSNSMQIVGGFGQMIREGGVRSLWRGNGINVIKIAPESAIKFMAYEQIKRLIGSNQETLGIMERFVAGSLAGAIAQSSIYPMEVLKTRLALRRTGQFSGIMDCAKHIIQKEGVAAFYKGYVPNMLGIIPYAGIDLAVYETLKNSWLQRFATDSADPGVFVLLACGTTSSTCGQLASYPLALVRTRMQAQASLEGGPQMSMTGLFRHIVRTEGALGLYRGLAPNFMKVIPSVSISYVVYEYLKIALGVQSK from the exons ATGCGTCAGCAGGGCTCCCTGATGCCCCGCTTGCGCAGCGACGTGTTCTGCCATTGCCGGGCGGCGGAGAAGCACCCGGGCGTGGACCCGGGCGGGGGCGAGGAGACCTCCGAGGCTCCCCGGTCAGCCGCAGACTGTCACCCCTCCGGCAGCCACTCTCCGCAGCCGTGTGCCTCGTGTGCCGGGTCGGAACAGGAGCACAGGAGAATGAAGGTCCTGTTCCAGATCCTGGACGTGAACGGCGACGGAGGGATCTGTGTGAACGACCTGACCATCGGGCTGAAGAAGCTGGGCGTGCACCGCAGCGAGCACGACCTCATG aaaatagTGAAAGCAGGAGACAAGGACCTGGATGGACAGCTGGACTTTGAGGAGTTTGTTCATTACCTTAGAGACCACGAGAAGAAGCTCCGCCTGGTCTTCATGAGTCTGGACAAAAAGAACGATG GTCAGATCGACTCACAAGAGATCATGCAGTCGCTGCGTGATCTGGGAGTGAATATTTCTGAGGAACAGGCCGAGCAGATCCTCAGGAG AATCAGGAAGGGCCAAATCTGGGCCCCTGTTCTGTC CATGGACAAAAACGGAACCATGACCATTGACTGGGACGAGTGGCGGGATTACCACCTCCTGCATCCAGCAGACAACATCCCTGAGATCATCCTGTACTGGAGGCACTCCACG ATCCTGGATGTTGGAGAGAGCATCATCGTTCCTGACGAGTTCACAGCCGAGGAGAAGAAAACCGGCATGTGGTGGAGACACCTCGTGGCTGGAGGAGGAGCCGGCGCCGCATCCCGAACCTGCACGGCGCCACTAGACAGGCTGAAGGTGCTAATGCAG GTCCACGCCTCGAGGAGCAACAGCATGCAGATTGTCGGAGGGTTTGGTCAGATGATCCGAGAGGGCGGCGTGAGGTCGCTTTGGCGAGGAAATGGTATCAATGTCATCAAAATCGCTCCCGAGTCTGCCATCAAGTTCATGGCCTACGAACAG ATTAAAAGGCTCATTGGAAGTAACCAGGAGACTTTGGGCATAATGGAAAGATTCGTGGCAGGCTCGCTGGCCGGCGCCATCGCTCAGAGCAGCATCTACCCCATGGAG GTTCTGAAGACCCGGTTAGCCCTCAGAAGGACCGGCCAGTTTTCTGGGATCATGGATTGTGCCAAACACATCATCCAGAAGGAGGGCGTGGCTGCCTTCTACAAAGGTTACGTCCCCAACATGCTGGGGATCATCCCATACGCCGGCATCGACCTGGCCGTCTATGAG ACCCTGAAGAACTCGTGGCTGCAGCGGTTTGCCACAGACAGCGCTGATCCTGGAGTCTTTGTGCTCTTGGCTTGTGGCACCACCTCCAGCACCTGTGGGCAGCTCGCCAGCTACCCCCTAGCCCTGGTCAGGACCCGCATGCAGGCTCAAG cttctctggagggaggTCCTCAGATGAGCATGACGGGGCTGTTCAGGCACATCGTTCGGACTGAGGGGGCGCTGGGACTTTACCGAGGCCTGGCCCCCAACTTCATGAAGGTCATTCCGTCTGTGAGCATCAGCTACGTGGTGTACGAGTACCTCAAGATTGCACTGGGAGTGCAGTCCAAGTGA
- the LOC112141702 gene encoding calcium-binding mitochondrial carrier protein SCaMC-2-B isoform X2 — protein MRQQGSLMPRLRSDVFCHCRAAEKHPGVDPGGGEETSEAPRSAADCHPSGSHSPQPCASCAGSEQEHRRMKVLFQILDVNGDGGICVNDLTIGLKKLGVHRSEHDLMKIVKAGDKDLDGQLDFEEFVHYLRDHEKKLRLVFMSLDKKNDGQIDSQEIMQSLRDLGVNISEEQAEQILRSMDKNGTMTIDWDEWRDYHLLHPADNIPEIILYWRHSTILDVGESIIVPDEFTAEEKKTGMWWRHLVAGGGAGAASRTCTAPLDRLKVLMQVHASRSNSMQIVGGFGQMIREGGVRSLWRGNGINVIKIAPESAIKFMAYEQIKRLIGSNQETLGIMERFVAGSLAGAIAQSSIYPMEVLKTRLALRRTGQFSGIMDCAKHIIQKEGVAAFYKGYVPNMLGIIPYAGIDLAVYETLKNSWLQRFATDSADPGVFVLLACGTTSSTCGQLASYPLALVRTRMQAQASLEGGPQMSMTGLFRHIVRTEGALGLYRGLAPNFMKVIPSVSISYVVYEYLKIALGVQSK, from the exons ATGCGTCAGCAGGGCTCCCTGATGCCCCGCTTGCGCAGCGACGTGTTCTGCCATTGCCGGGCGGCGGAGAAGCACCCGGGCGTGGACCCGGGCGGGGGCGAGGAGACCTCCGAGGCTCCCCGGTCAGCCGCAGACTGTCACCCCTCCGGCAGCCACTCTCCGCAGCCGTGTGCCTCGTGTGCCGGGTCGGAACAGGAGCACAGGAGAATGAAGGTCCTGTTCCAGATCCTGGACGTGAACGGCGACGGAGGGATCTGTGTGAACGACCTGACCATCGGGCTGAAGAAGCTGGGCGTGCACCGCAGCGAGCACGACCTCATG aaaatagTGAAAGCAGGAGACAAGGACCTGGATGGACAGCTGGACTTTGAGGAGTTTGTTCATTACCTTAGAGACCACGAGAAGAAGCTCCGCCTGGTCTTCATGAGTCTGGACAAAAAGAACGATG GTCAGATCGACTCACAAGAGATCATGCAGTCGCTGCGTGATCTGGGAGTGAATATTTCTGAGGAACAGGCCGAGCAGATCCTCAGGAG CATGGACAAAAACGGAACCATGACCATTGACTGGGACGAGTGGCGGGATTACCACCTCCTGCATCCAGCAGACAACATCCCTGAGATCATCCTGTACTGGAGGCACTCCACG ATCCTGGATGTTGGAGAGAGCATCATCGTTCCTGACGAGTTCACAGCCGAGGAGAAGAAAACCGGCATGTGGTGGAGACACCTCGTGGCTGGAGGAGGAGCCGGCGCCGCATCCCGAACCTGCACGGCGCCACTAGACAGGCTGAAGGTGCTAATGCAG GTCCACGCCTCGAGGAGCAACAGCATGCAGATTGTCGGAGGGTTTGGTCAGATGATCCGAGAGGGCGGCGTGAGGTCGCTTTGGCGAGGAAATGGTATCAATGTCATCAAAATCGCTCCCGAGTCTGCCATCAAGTTCATGGCCTACGAACAG ATTAAAAGGCTCATTGGAAGTAACCAGGAGACTTTGGGCATAATGGAAAGATTCGTGGCAGGCTCGCTGGCCGGCGCCATCGCTCAGAGCAGCATCTACCCCATGGAG GTTCTGAAGACCCGGTTAGCCCTCAGAAGGACCGGCCAGTTTTCTGGGATCATGGATTGTGCCAAACACATCATCCAGAAGGAGGGCGTGGCTGCCTTCTACAAAGGTTACGTCCCCAACATGCTGGGGATCATCCCATACGCCGGCATCGACCTGGCCGTCTATGAG ACCCTGAAGAACTCGTGGCTGCAGCGGTTTGCCACAGACAGCGCTGATCCTGGAGTCTTTGTGCTCTTGGCTTGTGGCACCACCTCCAGCACCTGTGGGCAGCTCGCCAGCTACCCCCTAGCCCTGGTCAGGACCCGCATGCAGGCTCAAG cttctctggagggaggTCCTCAGATGAGCATGACGGGGCTGTTCAGGCACATCGTTCGGACTGAGGGGGCGCTGGGACTTTACCGAGGCCTGGCCCCCAACTTCATGAAGGTCATTCCGTCTGTGAGCATCAGCTACGTGGTGTACGAGTACCTCAAGATTGCACTGGGAGTGCAGTCCAAGTGA
- the LOC112141702 gene encoding calcium-binding mitochondrial carrier protein SCaMC-2-B isoform X3 yields the protein MRLQDFPAVLFHRLFGRAQSEPAEEKPAEKAGLQEKPSCSPGSEETNSQNVLPKKSTLVIMVAAPTDLQQKIVKAGDKDLDGQLDFEEFVHYLRDHEKKLRLVFMSLDKKNDGQIDSQEIMQSLRDLGVNISEEQAEQILRRIRKGQIWAPVLSMDKNGTMTIDWDEWRDYHLLHPADNIPEIILYWRHSTILDVGESIIVPDEFTAEEKKTGMWWRHLVAGGGAGAASRTCTAPLDRLKVLMQVHASRSNSMQIVGGFGQMIREGGVRSLWRGNGINVIKIAPESAIKFMAYEQIKRLIGSNQETLGIMERFVAGSLAGAIAQSSIYPMEVLKTRLALRRTGQFSGIMDCAKHIIQKEGVAAFYKGYVPNMLGIIPYAGIDLAVYETLKNSWLQRFATDSADPGVFVLLACGTTSSTCGQLASYPLALVRTRMQAQASLEGGPQMSMTGLFRHIVRTEGALGLYRGLAPNFMKVIPSVSISYVVYEYLKIALGVQSK from the exons ATGAGGCTGCAGGACTTCCCGGCTGTCCTCTTTCACAGACTTTTTGGCAGAGCTCAGTCTGAGCCAGCCGAGGAGAAACCAGCTGAAAAGGCTGGTCTCCAGGAAAAACCGTCATGCTCTCCTGGAAGTGAGGAAACGAACAGTCAGAATGTTCTGCCAAAGAAGTCCACACTTGTAATCATGGTGGCAGCACCTACCGATCTACAGCAG aaaatagTGAAAGCAGGAGACAAGGACCTGGATGGACAGCTGGACTTTGAGGAGTTTGTTCATTACCTTAGAGACCACGAGAAGAAGCTCCGCCTGGTCTTCATGAGTCTGGACAAAAAGAACGATG GTCAGATCGACTCACAAGAGATCATGCAGTCGCTGCGTGATCTGGGAGTGAATATTTCTGAGGAACAGGCCGAGCAGATCCTCAGGAG AATCAGGAAGGGCCAAATCTGGGCCCCTGTTCTGTC CATGGACAAAAACGGAACCATGACCATTGACTGGGACGAGTGGCGGGATTACCACCTCCTGCATCCAGCAGACAACATCCCTGAGATCATCCTGTACTGGAGGCACTCCACG ATCCTGGATGTTGGAGAGAGCATCATCGTTCCTGACGAGTTCACAGCCGAGGAGAAGAAAACCGGCATGTGGTGGAGACACCTCGTGGCTGGAGGAGGAGCCGGCGCCGCATCCCGAACCTGCACGGCGCCACTAGACAGGCTGAAGGTGCTAATGCAG GTCCACGCCTCGAGGAGCAACAGCATGCAGATTGTCGGAGGGTTTGGTCAGATGATCCGAGAGGGCGGCGTGAGGTCGCTTTGGCGAGGAAATGGTATCAATGTCATCAAAATCGCTCCCGAGTCTGCCATCAAGTTCATGGCCTACGAACAG ATTAAAAGGCTCATTGGAAGTAACCAGGAGACTTTGGGCATAATGGAAAGATTCGTGGCAGGCTCGCTGGCCGGCGCCATCGCTCAGAGCAGCATCTACCCCATGGAG GTTCTGAAGACCCGGTTAGCCCTCAGAAGGACCGGCCAGTTTTCTGGGATCATGGATTGTGCCAAACACATCATCCAGAAGGAGGGCGTGGCTGCCTTCTACAAAGGTTACGTCCCCAACATGCTGGGGATCATCCCATACGCCGGCATCGACCTGGCCGTCTATGAG ACCCTGAAGAACTCGTGGCTGCAGCGGTTTGCCACAGACAGCGCTGATCCTGGAGTCTTTGTGCTCTTGGCTTGTGGCACCACCTCCAGCACCTGTGGGCAGCTCGCCAGCTACCCCCTAGCCCTGGTCAGGACCCGCATGCAGGCTCAAG cttctctggagggaggTCCTCAGATGAGCATGACGGGGCTGTTCAGGCACATCGTTCGGACTGAGGGGGCGCTGGGACTTTACCGAGGCCTGGCCCCCAACTTCATGAAGGTCATTCCGTCTGTGAGCATCAGCTACGTGGTGTACGAGTACCTCAAGATTGCACTGGGAGTGCAGTCCAAGTGA
- the LOC112141704 gene encoding SWI/SNF-related matrix-associated actin-dependent regulator of chromatin subfamily B member 1, which produces MQLALSKTFGQKPVKFQLEDDGDFYMVGSEVGNYLRMFRGSLYKRYPSLWRRLASVEERKKIMASSHATSVTLLKASECEEIFDGNDEKYKAVSINTEPPAYLREQKVKRSSQWVPTLPSSSHHLDAVPSSTAINRNRMGRDKKRTFPLCFDDHDPAVIHENAAQLEALVPIRLDMEIDGQKLRDAFTWNMNEKLMTPEMFAEILCDDLDLNPLAFVPAIASAIRQQIESYPSEGMFEEQADQRVIIKLNIHVGNISLVDQFEWDMSERENSPESFALKLCSELGLGGEFVTTIAYSIRGQLSWHQRTYAFSENPLPTVEIAIRNTGDADQWCPLLETLTDAEMEKKIRDQDRNTRRMRRLANTAPSW; this is translated from the exons GTTGGGAACTACCTCCGGATGTTCAGAGGCTCCCTGTATAAACGCTATCCATCCCTATGGAGGAGGCTGGCTTCTGtggaggagaggaaaaaaatcatggcCTCCTCACATG CCACCAGCGTGACTCTGCTGAAGGCGTCAGAGTGTGAGGAAATCTTTGATGGAAACGATGAGAAATACAAAGCAGTTTCTATCAACACAGAGCCCCCGGCGTACCTCAG ggagCAGAAAGTAAAGAGAAGCAGTCAGTGGGTTCCCACATTGCCCAGCAGCTCGCACCATCTGGATGCTGTTCCTTCATCCACCGCCATCAACCGCAACAGGATGGGCCGCGACAAGAAGAGGACTTTCCCTCTGTG CTTTGACGACCACGACCCTGCAGTCATCCATGAAAACGCAGCCCAGTTGGAGGCGCTGGTCCCCATCCGCCTGGACATGGAGATCGACGGACAGAAGCTCCGAGACGCCTTCACGTGGAACATGAACG AGAAGCTGATGACCCCCGAGATGTTTGCAGAAATACTGTGCGATGACTTGGACCTCAATCCGCTGGCTTTTGTCCCCGCCATCGCCTCAGCTATCCGTCAGCAGATCGAGTCTTACCCCTCGGAGGGCATGTTTGAGGAGCAGGCAGATCAGAGAGTCATCATCAAG ctcAACATCCATGTGGGAAACATTTCTCTGGTGGACCAGTTTGAGTGGGACATGTCTGAGAGGGAGAACTCTCCAGAGTCTTTCGCTCTGAAGCTGTGCTCCGAGCTGGGTCTTGGTGGAGAGTTCGTCACCACCATTGCCTACAGCATTCGTGGTCAGCTCAGCTGGCACCAGAGGACGTATGCTTTCAG CGAGAACCCGCTTCCTACTGTAGAAATCGCCATCCGTAACACCGGAGATGCGGACCAGTGGTGCCCCCTGCTGGAGACCCTCACAGATGCCGAAATGGAAAAGAAGATCCGAGATCAAGACAGGAACACGAG ACGCATGAGACGGCTGGCCAACACCGCCCCCTCCTGGTAG